Proteins encoded in a region of the Marinococcus sp. PL1-022 genome:
- a CDS encoding 50S ribosomal protein L25/general stress protein Ctc, translating into MATQLTAARRPETKQSVTKKLRREGTIPAVIYGKKTESQPISVDNVTFLKTIREAGKNGIIDLSIEGENKKHQVIVHDMQVDSIKDYFIHVDFFEVDMTSEMEADVVVNLAGEAPGEKDGGVVSHMMFNITVSALPAEIPESISVDISTLNVGDSIQVADLPEGLNYTITSEPEETIVTVLVPEEEPEEPGEEEAEEPELVDADEESEEGSEEGSNDNNNS; encoded by the coding sequence ATGGCTACGCAGTTAACTGCAGCACGTCGTCCTGAAACAAAACAGTCAGTGACGAAAAAACTCCGCAGAGAGGGCACAATTCCAGCCGTTATTTATGGCAAGAAAACGGAAAGCCAGCCTATCTCTGTCGACAATGTTACATTCCTGAAAACGATTCGTGAGGCCGGAAAGAACGGCATCATTGATCTGAGTATTGAAGGCGAAAACAAAAAGCACCAGGTCATCGTGCATGATATGCAGGTTGATTCCATCAAGGATTACTTCATTCATGTTGACTTCTTTGAAGTAGACATGACCTCCGAAATGGAAGCAGACGTTGTTGTAAACCTTGCCGGTGAAGCTCCAGGGGAAAAAGACGGCGGCGTTGTCTCCCACATGATGTTCAATATTACTGTCAGCGCACTGCCTGCTGAAATTCCTGAGAGTATCAGCGTGGACATTTCGACATTGAACGTCGGCGACTCCATTCAGGTGGCAGACCTTCCAGAAGGTTTAAACTACACGATTACGAGTGAGCCGGAAGAAACGATTGTTACTGTTCTTGTACCGGAAGAAGAGCCGGAAGAGCCAGGCGAAGAAGAAGCAGAAGAGCCTGAGCTTGTAGATGCGGACGAAGAATCCGAAGAAGGTTCTGAAGAAGGCAGCAACGACAACAACAATTCATAA
- the pth gene encoding aminoacyl-tRNA hydrolase — translation MKFIVGLGNPGKKYNKTRHNVGFEAVEELASMWQLSWKKSKWRSETAETMAGGEKVILVKPLTYMNLSGEAVGPMLDFYKASPEDVLAVYDDLDLAPGTVRLRKKGGHGGHNGIRSLIEHLGTKEFKRLRIGIGKPEKASVIDYVLGTFPPEERKQMDEAVKKAAASAEAWSSKSFDEVMNEFN, via the coding sequence ATGAAATTTATTGTCGGGTTAGGCAACCCGGGGAAAAAATATAACAAGACACGCCATAACGTTGGATTTGAAGCTGTGGAAGAGCTCGCTTCCATGTGGCAGCTGTCATGGAAAAAGAGCAAGTGGAGGAGCGAAACTGCCGAAACAATGGCAGGGGGCGAAAAAGTGATACTGGTAAAGCCTTTGACTTATATGAATCTTTCAGGAGAAGCAGTAGGCCCGATGCTTGATTTCTATAAAGCGTCCCCGGAAGACGTCTTAGCTGTTTATGATGATCTGGATCTGGCTCCCGGTACCGTCCGCCTGCGTAAAAAGGGCGGCCACGGCGGCCATAACGGCATACGCTCGTTGATTGAACATTTGGGTACAAAGGAGTTCAAGCGGCTGCGCATTGGGATTGGAAAGCCGGAGAAGGCGTCTGTGATCGACTACGTTCTTGGCACCTTTCCCCCGGAAGAGAGAAAGCAGATGGATGAGGCTGTTAAAAAGGCAGCGGCTTCGGCGGAAGCTTGGAGCAGTAAATCATTTGATGAAGTAATGAATGAGTTTAATTAA
- a CDS encoding polysaccharide biosynthesis protein, translating into MTNDTSSFARLLKSVSLLTAAALIGKVFSAVYRIPYQNMTGDIGYYVYQQVYPFYGIAMILALYGFPAVLAGEMVQQKKASERLETMKAAGVVLAAAGALAFVFLFLFAPVAAGAMGDGKLTPVLRVASFVFLLVPVLSLGRGYYQGRGRMEPTALSHVVEQVCRVSFILLFAWAAVSAGQGVYDIGAGAMGASIAGAGAGALILLLLWWSQHRSKSLSFRFRGAGQEYKIMMKKLLVPGVVACLGAMVFLFYQWIDAFTVVPGLEAYGISGRDAKETKGVLDRAQPLLQFGTVVSTALAAAVLPSLQGKEGVVLGGLALRISLVIGGAAAVGLYTVAGFVNVMLFENSRGTDLMAVLAISLLFSGWIVTANAILQGGGRVRMAAGSIVAGGLIKLVGNVVLIPAFGAIGAAAATIIGLAVTSLLQGALLQKHRLVSWPSIRWCACLGALLVLLGAGLWVLQLPAGSVDARTVAGMWALGLSGAGLALCLALVKGLRLFERREWNIFSAGGNKNEKRGTS; encoded by the coding sequence ATGACAAATGACACAAGCTCTTTCGCCCGTTTGCTAAAAAGCGTTTCCCTGCTGACAGCGGCTGCCCTTATAGGGAAAGTATTCAGCGCTGTTTACCGGATTCCGTATCAGAATATGACCGGAGATATTGGGTATTATGTTTATCAGCAGGTGTACCCGTTTTACGGTATAGCGATGATTCTTGCTCTTTACGGTTTTCCGGCTGTGCTGGCTGGGGAAATGGTACAGCAGAAAAAAGCATCCGAACGGCTGGAAACGATGAAAGCGGCTGGAGTGGTGCTGGCAGCTGCAGGAGCTTTGGCTTTTGTGTTTCTGTTTCTTTTTGCTCCAGTGGCAGCAGGTGCCATGGGGGACGGGAAGCTTACGCCGGTGCTGCGTGTGGCTTCATTCGTATTTCTTCTCGTGCCTGTGCTTTCGCTTGGACGCGGATATTACCAGGGGAGGGGAAGAATGGAGCCGACCGCTTTATCGCATGTAGTGGAGCAGGTCTGCCGGGTAAGCTTTATTCTCTTATTTGCCTGGGCGGCAGTGTCGGCTGGACAGGGAGTGTATGACATAGGAGCCGGGGCTATGGGAGCGTCCATAGCAGGTGCCGGTGCCGGGGCGTTGATTCTGCTGCTTCTCTGGTGGTCTCAGCACCGTAGCAAATCGCTGTCTTTTCGTTTTCGGGGAGCCGGGCAAGAGTATAAAATAATGATGAAAAAACTGTTGGTACCAGGAGTGGTTGCCTGTCTCGGTGCCATGGTGTTTTTATTTTATCAATGGATTGATGCGTTTACTGTAGTTCCCGGCCTTGAGGCGTATGGTATTTCCGGGCGGGATGCAAAAGAAACGAAGGGGGTTCTGGACCGGGCTCAGCCGCTTCTCCAGTTCGGTACAGTAGTATCTACGGCGCTTGCAGCGGCTGTACTTCCTTCTCTGCAGGGAAAGGAAGGAGTTGTCCTTGGCGGGCTTGCTCTTCGGATCAGTCTGGTTATCGGCGGAGCGGCGGCTGTAGGGCTGTATACAGTAGCTGGCTTTGTGAATGTGATGCTGTTTGAAAACAGCAGAGGGACAGATCTTATGGCTGTGCTCGCTATTTCACTTCTGTTCAGCGGCTGGATTGTAACTGCAAACGCGATCCTCCAGGGGGGAGGGCGTGTCCGGATGGCTGCCGGATCGATAGTGGCCGGAGGCCTCATAAAGCTTGTCGGGAACGTAGTGCTTATCCCGGCCTTTGGAGCAATTGGTGCAGCAGCGGCGACGATCATAGGTCTTGCTGTTACAAGCCTTCTTCAGGGGGCGCTCCTGCAGAAGCACCGGCTGGTTTCCTGGCCTTCCATCAGGTGGTGCGCATGCCTGGGGGCTCTGTTGGTCCTGCTTGGAGCTGGACTATGGGTGCTGCAGCTGCCTGCCGGCAGCGTGGATGCACGGACGGTCGCTGGCATGTGGGCCCTTGGCCTCTCCGGTGCCGGCTTGGCACTTTGTCTTGCCCTTGTCAAAGGCTTAAGACTTTTCGAACGCCGGGAGTGGAACATATTTTCCGCAGGCGGAAACAAGAATGAAAAGAGAGGGACTTCCTAA
- the glmU gene encoding bifunctional UDP-N-acetylglucosamine diphosphorylase/glucosamine-1-phosphate N-acetyltransferase GlmU codes for MNNRYAVILAAGKGTRMKSSLYKVLHPVCGKPMVEHVVDELEDAGVDQLVTVTGHGAEAVEEHLKERTSYVLQEEQLGTAHAVMQTRQMLEGKKGTTIVACGDTPLIQGSTMQALMDHHEQMEAKASILTAVADDPAGYGRVVRGSSGEVVRIVEHKDADEAEKSIREINTGTYCFDNEALFHALSQVDNNNVQGEYYLPDVIGILQEEGETVSAWTTPDFSETIGVNDRVALSQAEKAMKRRINEHWMRQGVTIIDPENTYISKESVIGADTVIEPGTILRGSVHVGTSCQLGPHSEISNAVIGSETVVRQSTVTDSEIGNSVQIGPYAHIRPASSIGDEAKIGNFVEIKKASIGQGSKTSHLSYIGDAEVGKNVNIGCGSITVNYDGMDKHLTKIEDNVFIGCNSNLVAPVNVGKGAYVAAGSTITSDVPEDALSIARSRQTNKENYVSEKLNAGKKQNK; via the coding sequence ATGAACAATCGCTATGCCGTTATTTTAGCTGCCGGAAAAGGCACCCGCATGAAATCCAGCCTCTATAAAGTACTTCACCCTGTCTGCGGAAAACCGATGGTGGAGCACGTAGTGGACGAACTCGAAGACGCCGGTGTCGACCAATTAGTGACGGTGACCGGCCACGGTGCAGAAGCTGTCGAAGAGCATTTAAAGGAGCGTACTTCTTATGTGCTTCAGGAGGAGCAGCTTGGCACGGCTCATGCTGTAATGCAGACGAGGCAGATGCTCGAGGGCAAAAAGGGGACGACCATCGTTGCGTGTGGAGATACTCCATTGATCCAGGGGAGCACGATGCAGGCGCTGATGGATCACCACGAACAAATGGAAGCAAAAGCAAGCATTCTGACAGCCGTAGCAGACGACCCTGCCGGTTACGGCCGGGTCGTCCGGGGCAGCAGTGGAGAAGTGGTCAGGATCGTTGAACATAAGGATGCAGACGAAGCAGAAAAAAGCATCCGGGAAATTAATACGGGGACCTACTGCTTTGATAATGAAGCATTGTTTCATGCCCTCAGCCAGGTGGATAACAATAATGTTCAAGGTGAATATTACCTTCCTGATGTCATTGGTATCCTTCAGGAGGAGGGGGAAACCGTATCTGCCTGGACCACTCCGGACTTTTCTGAGACAATCGGGGTGAACGATCGCGTGGCCTTATCCCAGGCTGAAAAAGCCATGAAGCGCCGCATCAATGAACATTGGATGCGGCAGGGAGTAACCATTATCGATCCGGAGAATACTTACATCTCCAAAGAATCTGTGATCGGCGCTGATACAGTCATTGAGCCGGGCACTATTCTCCGCGGCAGTGTGCATGTAGGAACCTCCTGCCAGCTCGGCCCGCATTCAGAAATCAGCAATGCTGTCATCGGCAGCGAAACAGTGGTTCGTCAGTCGACAGTGACAGACAGCGAGATAGGAAACTCCGTACAAATCGGCCCCTATGCCCATATCCGGCCGGCGTCATCGATCGGTGATGAAGCCAAAATCGGAAATTTTGTTGAAATTAAAAAAGCATCCATCGGACAGGGAAGCAAAACATCCCACCTAAGCTACATCGGAGACGCAGAGGTAGGAAAAAATGTGAATATCGGCTGTGGCTCCATTACTGTTAATTACGACGGTATGGATAAGCATTTAACGAAAATTGAAGATAACGTGTTCATCGGATGCAACTCCAATCTTGTAGCGCCGGTAAACGTTGGGAAAGGCGCTTACGTAGCAGCAGGTTCCACTATTACTTCGGATGTTCCGGAGGATGCGCTCTCTATTGCGAGATCAAGACAGACGAATAAAGAAAACTATGTAAGCGAAAAATTAAATGCAGGTAAAAAGCAAAACAAGTGA
- the mfd gene encoding transcription-repair coupling factor, translating into MKGLPSILASNPEIGEVISDLQNGVPEQLISGLSGSARTLFMTLAQEKTQQPQLVVTHTLYQAQKLYDDLLEWSEKDVLIYPVNELISAEIAVASPEMRSQRIEVLDRLIGGFDGIIVSPVAGLRRLLPPPAVWEAAQWPLHTGDDLDLDALQQFLYSAGYQRADMVAAPGEFSIRGGIIDIYSLTADNPVRLELFDTEVDSLRLFNPEDQRTIEQITKVNISPAQETILYPEQFQRAASHLEDGLSKTLKTVKDETVKQKVQERLSEEREQLLQHVRFQSLYKYMQFFYEKPATLSNYFPSETIFFIDEVSRVQETAERLDEEEAEWRTNMVEQGELPVEMQLSVPFHTLMKNIDFPKVLFSLFTRSLSEFHPRRVANVTSKAMQQFHGQLPVLKNEIERWQNGGFRIVFAAETEDRLERLQRILDDYGVEAERANKDGPFTPGRPAIVQGRLDSGFELPLEKLAVITEQETFTKQVRRSRRREKLNNAERIKSYSELQVGDLVVHVNHGIGKYLGMETLDVGGVHQDFLNVSYAGNDKLYVPVEQIDQVQKYVGSEEKDPKIYKLGGNDWKRVKRKVQSSVEDIADDLIKLYAEREATKGHAFNRYAMEEQAFAATFPYQETEDQIKAIEEIREDMERERPMDRLLCGDVGYGKTEVAIRAAFKAVMDGKQVAILVPTTILAQQHFDTLTERFADQPINIGLMSRFRTKKQQNETTRGLKAGSVDIVIGTHRVLSKDVQFHDLGLLIVDEEQRFGVTHKEKIKRLKANIDVLTLTATPIPRTLHMSMLGVRDLSVIETPPENRFPVQTYVMEYNPTLVKEAIEREISRGGQVYFMHNRVDNISRMADQISMLVPEAEVAYAHGQMNEQELESVMVEFLEGNKDVLVTTTIIETGVDIPNVNTLIINHADRMGLSQLYQIRGRVGRSNRVAYSYFTYQRDKVLSEVAEKRLQAIKEFTELGSGFKIAMRDLSIRGTGNLLGAEQHGYIESVGFDLYSQMLKEAIEERKGDQPKQQEPEMEMNMKADAYIPDFYIDDSKQKIEMYKRFRGLETLEDMQDLQSEMMDRFGAYPVEVEKLFILSNIRLRAEASGVESISQEANKTIILVSEGASSEADGASLFGLVNELGRHIGIGTSGKKIQISVQHQRLEEMKILTSVQAVVKGVQEAKKEPEETTSPK; encoded by the coding sequence ATGAAGGGTTTACCATCGATATTGGCCTCCAACCCGGAGATCGGTGAAGTTATCAGCGATCTTCAAAACGGGGTGCCGGAGCAGCTGATTTCAGGGCTCAGCGGATCGGCAAGAACGTTATTTATGACGCTTGCCCAGGAGAAGACGCAACAGCCTCAGCTGGTAGTGACGCATACGCTGTATCAGGCGCAGAAGCTGTACGATGATTTGTTGGAATGGTCGGAAAAGGACGTATTAATATATCCGGTCAATGAGCTTATTTCTGCTGAAATTGCGGTAGCGAGTCCGGAAATGAGATCGCAGCGGATTGAAGTGCTCGACCGTCTGATCGGCGGTTTTGACGGAATTATTGTGAGTCCGGTGGCCGGCCTGCGCCGTCTGCTGCCTCCGCCTGCTGTTTGGGAAGCAGCCCAGTGGCCGCTGCATACCGGTGACGATCTTGACCTGGATGCGCTCCAGCAATTTCTCTATTCTGCCGGCTATCAGCGCGCCGATATGGTGGCTGCTCCTGGTGAATTCAGTATCCGCGGCGGTATTATCGACATCTACTCACTGACGGCGGACAATCCAGTGCGGCTGGAGCTGTTTGATACAGAAGTTGATTCTCTTCGTTTATTTAATCCGGAGGACCAGCGGACAATTGAACAGATTACTAAGGTCAATATCAGCCCCGCCCAGGAAACCATCCTTTATCCGGAGCAATTTCAGCGGGCAGCCTCTCACCTTGAGGACGGACTGAGCAAAACGCTGAAAACGGTCAAGGACGAGACCGTGAAACAGAAGGTGCAGGAGCGCCTGTCGGAAGAGCGGGAGCAGCTGCTGCAGCACGTGCGCTTCCAAAGTCTGTACAAATATATGCAGTTTTTCTATGAAAAGCCGGCTACCCTGAGCAATTATTTTCCCTCGGAAACGATCTTTTTTATCGATGAAGTAAGCCGGGTACAGGAAACGGCAGAACGTCTGGATGAAGAAGAGGCAGAGTGGCGGACAAATATGGTGGAGCAGGGAGAACTGCCGGTAGAAATGCAGCTTTCGGTGCCGTTTCATACGCTGATGAAAAACATCGACTTCCCGAAGGTGCTTTTTTCTTTATTTACCCGTAGTTTGTCCGAGTTTCACCCGCGCCGGGTGGCGAATGTCACGAGCAAGGCAATGCAGCAGTTTCACGGTCAACTGCCGGTGCTGAAAAATGAAATTGAACGCTGGCAGAACGGAGGATTTCGTATCGTTTTTGCCGCTGAGACAGAGGACCGGCTCGAGCGGCTGCAGAGAATTCTCGATGATTACGGAGTGGAAGCAGAACGGGCAAACAAGGATGGGCCGTTTACGCCGGGACGTCCTGCTATTGTGCAGGGACGGCTCGACAGCGGATTTGAACTGCCACTTGAGAAGCTTGCCGTCATTACGGAACAGGAGACGTTTACAAAACAGGTACGCCGCTCAAGGCGCCGTGAAAAGCTGAACAATGCTGAACGTATCAAGAGCTATTCGGAGCTTCAGGTGGGAGACCTGGTCGTTCACGTGAACCATGGCATCGGAAAATACCTGGGAATGGAAACCCTCGACGTTGGAGGAGTGCACCAGGACTTCCTAAACGTATCCTATGCGGGCAACGATAAACTGTATGTGCCGGTCGAGCAGATTGACCAGGTTCAAAAGTACGTGGGGTCAGAAGAAAAGGATCCTAAAATTTATAAACTCGGCGGCAACGACTGGAAGCGCGTAAAGCGCAAAGTACAGTCCTCTGTTGAAGACATTGCCGACGACCTGATCAAGCTGTATGCGGAACGGGAGGCTACCAAGGGGCATGCCTTCAACCGGTATGCGATGGAAGAACAGGCGTTTGCTGCCACCTTCCCTTACCAGGAAACAGAGGATCAGATAAAAGCGATTGAAGAAATCCGCGAAGACATGGAGCGTGAACGTCCAATGGACCGCCTCTTATGCGGTGATGTTGGCTACGGAAAAACTGAGGTGGCCATACGGGCGGCGTTCAAAGCAGTGATGGATGGCAAGCAGGTGGCCATTTTGGTGCCGACAACGATTTTGGCCCAGCAGCATTTCGACACGCTCACAGAGCGTTTTGCCGACCAGCCGATTAACATCGGCCTGATGAGTCGCTTCCGGACGAAAAAACAGCAGAATGAAACGACCCGGGGGCTGAAGGCAGGAAGTGTCGATATTGTGATCGGCACGCACCGTGTGCTTTCCAAAGATGTACAGTTTCATGATTTAGGGCTGCTGATTGTCGATGAAGAGCAGCGGTTCGGGGTTACTCATAAGGAGAAAATCAAACGGCTCAAGGCAAACATCGACGTATTAACGCTGACGGCAACGCCGATTCCAAGAACGCTGCACATGTCGATGCTTGGCGTTCGTGATCTTTCTGTCATCGAGACCCCTCCGGAAAACCGCTTTCCAGTACAAACGTATGTGATGGAATACAATCCGACGCTGGTCAAAGAAGCTATAGAACGCGAAATCAGCCGGGGCGGCCAGGTGTATTTTATGCATAACCGGGTGGATAATATCAGCCGGATGGCTGACCAGATTTCGATGCTTGTGCCGGAGGCAGAGGTCGCTTACGCTCACGGGCAGATGAATGAGCAGGAGCTCGAATCGGTTATGGTGGAGTTTTTAGAGGGCAACAAGGATGTACTGGTCACGACAACGATTATAGAAACAGGGGTCGATATCCCGAACGTGAATACGCTTATTATTAACCACGCTGATCGGATGGGGCTTTCCCAGCTGTATCAGATCCGCGGTCGGGTCGGCAGGTCCAACCGCGTAGCTTATTCGTATTTTACGTACCAGCGCGACAAGGTGCTTTCTGAGGTGGCGGAAAAGCGGCTGCAGGCGATCAAGGAATTTACGGAGCTTGGTTCGGGCTTTAAGATCGCCATGAGAGATCTTTCCATCCGTGGAACAGGTAATCTGCTCGGCGCAGAGCAGCACGGCTACATTGAATCCGTGGGGTTTGATTTATACTCGCAGATGCTTAAAGAAGCTATTGAAGAACGTAAGGGAGACCAGCCGAAGCAGCAGGAGCCGGAAATGGAAATGAACATGAAAGCAGACGCCTACATCCCTGATTTTTATATTGATGACTCCAAGCAGAAAATAGAGATGTATAAACGCTTCCGGGGGCTTGAAACGCTTGAGGATATGCAAGATCTGCAGAGTGAAATGATGGATCGCTTCGGGGCGTACCCGGTGGAAGTGGAAAAGCTGTTTATTCTCAGTAATATTCGTCTGCGTGCGGAAGCTTCCGGAGTGGAGTCCATTTCCCAGGAAGCGAACAAAACCATTATTCTGGTAAGCGAAGGAGCAAGCAGTGAGGCAGATGGCGCTTCGCTGTTCGGACTTGTCAATGAACTGGGTCGTCATATCGGTATCGGGACCAGCGGGAAAAAGATTCAAATATCAGTGCAGCATCAGCGGCTCGAGGAAATGAAAATTCTCACTTCTGTGCAGGCGGTTGTCAAAGGCGTGCAGGAAGCAAAAAAAGAGCCGGAGGAAACAACGTCCCCGAAATAA
- the mazG gene encoding nucleoside triphosphate pyrophosphohydrolase produces MNSADMRPIITVLGLGAGDAGQLPLNVYRRLRSASSLYLRTGEHPVVRELLDELPEYKTFDRIYEQTNLFEEAYGLMTKELLEASKAHGEICYAVPGHPLVAEMVVQQLLEAENAGKCRVDIIGGQSFLDPVFAALRLDPSEGFQLLDATALKREEVQVSTHLLLTQVYDRMTASEVKLTLMELYPEEHTVHMISGAGTGAERLQELPLYELDREEFVDNLMSVYVPPLPFSARFGDWDKLRSIIAALRAPDGCPWDRKQTHESLKRYLLEETYEVLSAIDAQDDDNLQEELGDILLQVMLHAQIGEEEGFFTIDDVVESVTEKLIRRHPHVFAESAAATPEEVNTQWEQIKQAEKGKDGEEDSLLADIPQAMPALMRAYEIQKKAAKAGFDWGDDAPMWDKLHEEIEEWKAELQAGNEQKSSKEFGDILFVLVNLARFFRVHPEEALEQTNQKFFHRFAYIERRMKEENRHWKEENFLQTAESWWQEAKKEEL; encoded by the coding sequence ATGAATAGTGCAGATATGCGACCGATTATTACCGTTTTAGGGCTCGGGGCAGGGGACGCCGGACAGCTTCCCCTGAACGTTTACCGTCGTCTCCGCTCAGCCTCCTCTCTGTATTTGCGTACCGGGGAGCATCCGGTAGTCAGAGAGCTGCTGGATGAGCTGCCGGAGTATAAAACATTTGACCGGATTTACGAACAGACAAATTTGTTTGAAGAGGCATATGGATTAATGACAAAAGAGCTGTTGGAAGCTTCCAAAGCCCACGGAGAAATTTGTTATGCCGTTCCGGGTCATCCACTAGTGGCAGAAATGGTGGTGCAGCAGCTGCTTGAAGCGGAAAATGCCGGGAAATGCCGGGTGGATATCATAGGGGGGCAAAGCTTCTTAGACCCTGTGTTTGCAGCCCTGCGCCTGGATCCAAGTGAAGGCTTTCAGCTATTGGATGCGACGGCACTGAAAAGAGAAGAGGTTCAGGTCTCCACTCATCTGCTGCTTACCCAGGTGTATGATCGTATGACAGCTTCGGAGGTGAAGCTGACGCTGATGGAGCTGTACCCGGAAGAGCACACGGTGCACATGATTTCCGGAGCGGGGACTGGGGCAGAACGGCTGCAGGAGCTTCCGCTGTACGAGCTTGACCGCGAAGAATTTGTCGATAATCTAATGTCAGTCTATGTACCGCCGCTTCCATTTTCGGCCCGTTTCGGGGATTGGGACAAATTGCGAAGCATTATCGCCGCCCTCCGTGCGCCGGATGGATGCCCGTGGGACAGAAAACAGACGCACGAGTCGCTGAAAAGATATCTGCTTGAAGAAACCTACGAAGTATTAAGTGCCATCGATGCGCAGGACGACGACAACCTTCAGGAAGAGCTGGGAGATATTTTACTTCAGGTGATGCTTCATGCTCAAATCGGGGAAGAAGAAGGCTTTTTCACCATTGATGATGTGGTAGAATCAGTAACAGAAAAATTGATCCGTCGCCACCCGCACGTATTCGCGGAGTCAGCAGCGGCTACTCCGGAAGAAGTAAACACGCAGTGGGAACAGATTAAACAAGCTGAAAAAGGCAAAGATGGCGAAGAAGATTCTCTACTGGCGGATATTCCCCAGGCAATGCCGGCACTCATGAGAGCCTATGAAATCCAGAAAAAGGCTGCGAAGGCCGGGTTCGACTGGGGTGATGATGCCCCGATGTGGGACAAGCTCCATGAAGAAATAGAAGAATGGAAAGCAGAGCTTCAGGCAGGAAACGAACAAAAAAGCTCAAAAGAATTTGGGGATATTTTATTTGTGCTCGTTAATCTCGCCCGCTTCTTTCGGGTGCATCCGGAGGAAGCGCTGGAACAGACGAACCAGAAATTTTTCCATCGTTTTGCCTACATTGAACGGAGAATGAAGGAAGAAAACCGGCATTGGAAGGAAGAGAACTTTCTGCAGACAGCGGAATCGTGGTGGCAGGAAGCGAAGAAGGAGGAACTGTAA
- a CDS encoding RNA-binding S4 domain-containing protein gives MRIDKFLKVSRLIKRRTLAKEVAAQGRITVNGNQAKAGTEVKPGDEIIVRFASKTLKLRVEAIKDTTKKDEAESMYTLMEEESK, from the coding sequence TTGAGAATAGATAAGTTTTTAAAGGTGTCCCGTCTGATTAAGCGGAGAACCCTGGCAAAGGAAGTAGCTGCTCAGGGACGCATTACGGTAAACGGCAATCAGGCGAAGGCTGGAACGGAAGTAAAGCCTGGAGACGAAATCATCGTACGCTTTGCTTCGAAAACATTAAAGCTAAGAGTGGAAGCCATTAAGGATACAACGAAAAAAGACGAAGCAGAGTCGATGTATACACTGATGGAAGAAGAAAGCAAATAA
- a CDS encoding ribose-phosphate diphosphokinase, whose product MSTMDRSNLKVFTLNSNPRLAEEIVEQIGTTMGLSSVKRFSDGEVQINIEESIRGCDVFLVQSTSDPANEHLMELLIMIDAMKRASAKTISVVLPYYGYARQDRKARAREPITAKLIANLLETAGATRILSLDLHATQIQGFFDIPVDQLQGEPILSRHFNEKGLEDLVIVSPDHGGVVRARRMADRLKAPIAIIDKRRPRPNVSEVMNIVGDVEGKTAIIIDDIIDTAGTITLAADALIDSGANHVYACCTHPVLSGPAIERIENSKIEELVVTNSIVLPEEKNIDKITQLSVGPLMAKAIINVFEQTSVSRLFN is encoded by the coding sequence ATGTCCACGATGGATCGCTCCAATTTGAAAGTATTCACCCTGAACTCGAATCCAAGGCTGGCAGAGGAAATTGTTGAACAGATCGGTACAACAATGGGACTCAGCTCTGTAAAACGATTCAGTGACGGAGAAGTGCAGATAAACATTGAAGAAAGTATCCGCGGCTGCGATGTCTTTTTGGTGCAGTCGACTTCAGACCCGGCCAATGAGCATCTCATGGAGCTTTTGATTATGATCGATGCGATGAAGCGGGCTTCGGCAAAAACAATCAGCGTTGTCCTCCCTTATTACGGATATGCACGCCAGGACCGTAAGGCACGGGCGAGAGAACCAATTACAGCCAAGCTGATTGCCAATCTGCTGGAAACAGCTGGAGCGACCAGGATTTTGAGCCTGGATCTGCACGCGACGCAAATTCAGGGATTCTTCGATATTCCGGTGGATCAGCTGCAGGGAGAACCTATTTTGTCCCGTCACTTCAACGAAAAGGGCCTGGAGGATCTCGTTATTGTATCGCCTGACCACGGAGGCGTGGTGCGCGCACGCAGAATGGCAGACCGCTTAAAGGCTCCTATTGCGATCATTGATAAGCGCCGGCCGCGTCCAAACGTTTCAGAGGTCATGAATATCGTCGGTGACGTAGAAGGCAAAACGGCCATCATTATTGATGATATTATTGATACCGCCGGTACGATCACTCTCGCAGCGGATGCATTAATCGATTCGGGGGCAAACCATGTGTACGCATGCTGCACCCACCCGGTACTCTCCGGCCCGGCGATAGAAAGAATCGAAAATTCGAAGATTGAAGAGCTTGTAGTAACAAATTCCATCGTGCTTCCGGAAGAGAAAAATATTGATAAAATAACGCAGCTTTCCGTCGGCCCGCTTATGGCTAAAGCAATTATTAATGTCTTTGAGCAGACGTCGGTCAGCCGTTTGTTTAATTAA